The Montipora foliosa isolate CH-2021 chromosome 1, ASM3666993v2, whole genome shotgun sequence genome has a window encoding:
- the LOC137972107 gene encoding G2/M phase-specific E3 ubiquitin-protein ligase-like: MTNGILDVIRSNPDKSRKLLLHDDNERLTAEIADSQFHCIFSDPGSNKRASEEAIAFTFSHYLEDVEQGLVTSNVLDPDTEEIHTSKVNLANVLQFVTGCDAIPVIGFDTSLTIMFDHNEPHRKLTANTCSCTLNFPVCDLLTNYESFKNDFTECMFSSPGFGKV, encoded by the coding sequence ATGACAAATGGCATTTTGGATGTCATAAGAAGCAATCCAGACAAATCTCGCAAGCTACTGCTGCATGATGACAATGAAAGGCTAACTGCTGAGATTGCAGACAGCCAGTTTCATTGCATTTTCTCTGATCCGGGGAGTAACAAACGAGCAAGTGAGGAAGCTATAGCCTTCACCTTCTCTCATTACCTGGAAGATGTTGAACAAGGCTTAGTGACATCAAATGTCCTAGATCCTGACACAGAAGAGATTCACACCAGTAAAGTGAATCTTGCAAATGTTTTGCAGTTTGTAACAGGATGTGATGCAATACCTGTTATTGGATTTGACACAAGTTTAACCATCATGTTTGATCACAATGAGCCCCATAGGAAACTAACAGCAAACACCTGCTCCTGTACCCTTAACTTTCCAGTTTGTGATTTGCTTACCAATTACGAGTCATTTAAGAATGACTTCACAGAATGCATGTTCAGCTCACCTGGTTTTGGTAAAGTGTGA
- the LOC137979883 gene encoding uncharacterized protein yields MPPRRNFRSKKTLNVVSFKGGKAVRKSKLSVPVRYSIQRATDSATASPLASTSSSDSSQYPYHDLPVDFEEESTDANKKAKVRKIKIKRRLKAYHVTKERLAESWLNVRDKLVSALLTRHSLPIKQMCTISKCEREASGRCLHCGPAQYLCEEHMNIVHAGGRSLHQPEIWKDERYIPYQFGECVWTTPHNHNHGYVRDIIAVDSYGLQHAIKIKCCEHEPEWFCNTEGDISTTTRQEDIRSDSQDIETAIAKLCEDANAGSCDLLRSYASVIDVTDTYDVDDDDRTRKTSAQSWVNYSRNVTLQGIRLG; encoded by the exons GATCCAAGAAAACGTTGAATGTTGTTAGTTTCAAAGGGGGAAAGGCTGTTAGAAAGTCGAAGCTAAGTGTTCCAGTTCGTTACTCCATCCAACGAGCGACTGATTCCGCAACAGCATCTCCACTAGCGTCAACTAGCTCCAGTGATTCCTCGCAGTACCCTTACCATGATTTACCCGTTGATTTCGAGGAAGAATCCACCGACGCTAACAAAAAAGCAAAGGTCCGCAAAATAAAGATCAAACGGAGGCTGAAAGCCTACCACGTTACGAAGGAAAGACTTGCTGAATCGTGGCTCAATGTTAGAGATAAATTGGTGTCAGCTTTGTTGACAAGGCATTCTTTGCCCATTAAACAGATGTGTACCATCTCAAAATGCGAAAGAGAAGCCAGTGGGAGATGCCTCCACTGCGGACCAGCTCAATACCTTTGCGAAGAACACATGAATATTGTGCACGCAGGAGGCAGATCTTTGCATCAACCGGAGATTTGGAAG GATGAAAGGTACATTCCCTACCAGTTTGGCGAATGTGTGTGGACCACACCACACAACCACAACCACGGTTATGTGCGTGACATTATAGCTGTGGATTCATATG GACTGCAACATGCCATTAAAATAAAATGCTGTGAGCATGAACCAGAGTGGTTTTGCAACACTGAAGGAGATATTTCCACAACTACCCGACAGGAAGATATACGAAGTGATAGCCAAGACATAGAAACTGCAATTGCCAAACTCTGTGAGGATGCAAATGCTGGTTCTTGTGATCTTCTACGATCATATGCATCTGTAATTGATGTGACTGACACTTATGATGTCGATGACGATGATAGAACCAGAAAGACATCTGCACAAAGCTGGGTGAACTATTCCAGAAATGTAACACTTCAGGGAATAAGATTAGGCTGA